The Burkholderia cepacia genomic interval GCCCGGCAGCGGCCGGCCGATCGACTCGTGGGTCTTGCGGCCCATCACGATCGGTGCGCCCATCGTCGTGCGCTTGAAGAAGGCGAGATCCTCGGGAAGTTTCCAGGGCAACTGGTTGTCGCGGCCGATGATGCCGTTGCGGGCACGCGCGACGATCAGGGTCAACGTCGTCATGAAGGTCGGGGAGAGGAAAACCGGAATGGCGCCGATTCTACCGGAATGCCGGCGTGCATCGCGCGTCGAGTTCGGCTCGATCCGTGCGCCGCATCTATCCCCGGTGCTCGTCGCCGGCCGCCGCCGCGCGCTGCTCCGTGTCGGACAGCTCACGCAGCCCGTGCGCGGTCATCAGTCGATACAGCGTCGCGCGCGAGATGCCCAGCTCCGCGGCGGCTTCCGTGAGCCGGTGCCGGTGGCGCAGCAGCGCCGCCTCGATCGCGCGCTTCTCCGCGTGCTCGCGGGCCTCGGCGAGCGTCGACGACTGTTGGGCGGCGTACGGCCCGAGATCGAGGTCGGCAGCCGAGATCAGCCGGCTGTCGGCCATCACGACCGCGAGCCGGATCCGGTTGATCAGCTCGCGCACGTTGCCCGGCCACGGATAGTTGTGAATCGCTTCGACCGCGCTCGGCATGAAGCCGCGGATCTTCCGCGCGCTGTCGCTGCGGAACTTCAGCAGCACGTGATGCGCGAGCAGTTCGATGTCCTTGCCGCGCACGCGCAGCGGCGGTTCGTCGATGCGCAGCACGCACAGGCGATGGAACAGGTCGGCGCGAAAGGCGCCGTCGCGCATCGCCGCCTCGAGGTCGACGTGTGTCGCCGAGATGATGCGGACGTCGATCGGAATCGATTCGTGGCCGCCGAGCCGTTCGATCTTGCCCTCCTGCAGGAAGCGCAGCATGCTCGCCTGGCTCTCGGGCGGCATGTCGCCGATTTCATCGAGAAACAGCGTGCCGCCGTGCGCGGCCTCGACGCGGCCGATCTTGCGCTGGTGCGCACCGGTGAACGCGCCGCGCTCGTAGCCGAACAGTTCGGATTGCAGCAGGTGATGCGGAATCGCGCCGCAATTGATCGCGACGAACGGCGCCTTGCGGCGCGACGAGCGCTCGTGGATCGCGAGCGCGGTCAGTTCCTTGCCGGTGCCCGATTCCCCGGAAATGAACACGGTCGCATCCGTGTTCGCGACCTTGCGGATCGTGCGGAACAGCTTCTGCATCACGTCGCAGGTGCCGACCATTTCGTCGTCGCCGGTTGCGGCGACGTCGGAGGCGAGATCGAGGTCGCACAGCGTCATCATTCCGTATGCGTGACCGACGAGGTAGTCGATCGTCGTGAGCGTCGGCGCGTCTTTCACGTAGTCGAAGCAGCACTGGCGGATCAGCTTGCGGATGTCGGGTTCGGCGAGGCGCGTGGAGTCGGTGAGCGCGATCCAGCCGATCTGCTGATGGCGCAGGATCGGCTCCAGCGTGGGGAGATCGCGCGCCACGAAGCCGTCGAGATCGACGATGCCCGCATGTGCGGCTTCCGGCTTCACGAGCCGCTGCGCGTCGTGTGCGCTTCTCGCGTGCAGCACGTCCCAGCGGCGCTCGAGCAGATGCGCAACGAGCGTCGCGTCAGGGTGGCGGGACAGATACACGAGCGGCCGGACGGCATCGGGGTGGTCGTGAGCGGCGGCGCCGTCCGAGCGCGCGATCGTCAGTCGCGGCACGAAGCCCTGCGGGGCGGCTGAGGTGACGAAATGAGAGTCATGCACGATAACCTCGCTGCGTAAGCGCGCTTCGGAAAGAGGGCGAAGCGCGCAGGGCGGCGATCCAGGCCGGCGTGTCGGACGTGCGCCCGAACGCGGCTGGCATCTTCGTCGCCGAGAGTTTCTTCAAGGTATAGGGGCGGCCGGCGCGCGACACGACGGTCGGTGTGTGGCGCGCGGTGGCGCATGCGGTCGGTGCGAGACGCCCGGCCCGATGCCGGGCGAGCGCCGCAGGTCGGCATGCTGCTGGCCGGCGCGCAGAGGCCGCCGCGGCCAGGTCATCGCATGTTGTCGGGTTCGCCGCGAGCTGGCCCGGGATGACGCGTTCGCGCCGCGCGCGCAGGCGCGGCGCCGTGCGCGCATGGTGCAGCGGGTCAGCGGGCAAGCCGAATGCGGGCGGTTGCTGTTGCGACATGTTCCCTCCCCCGGTTGGACGGCCTGGCCGCGAACCGACGGGTTCGGGGGCGGGCGTCCGGAATGGCATATCGAATACCATGCAATTTCGGTTCCACGGCTTGCGCGCCGTGCGTCATCTCCTGGTAAACCTGCTGTCGTGCAGCGCTGGCGGGACACTCGTCTGACGGAGCGTTACGCGTGCATCGGTTGTGTACGCAACCGGATATGAAATCGGCCGGAACCGATCATGCGGTAACCGGCGAGCGACGGACGGCGTGCAATGTCTAGCGCGCCGTTCGCAAAATGCAGTGGAACGGTATGACGCAGTCCGCATCCGGGCCGCAGCGCCGTGGCCATACGCATCCGAGCCGTCGGGATTCGACGGCGCGAATGGGGCGGTGCGGTTCACGCGGATTGCCGTGTCAGTCATCCGCCGCAACCGTAGCGATCGTCTCCCGGACATGCCGATCTCGCGTGGTGCGCGTCGGGCGGACATACGGATCATGCGCGGTCTCCGGTGGTTCCGTCAGGA includes:
- a CDS encoding sigma 54-interacting transcriptional regulator encodes the protein MHDSHFVTSAAPQGFVPRLTIARSDGAAAHDHPDAVRPLVYLSRHPDATLVAHLLERRWDVLHARSAHDAQRLVKPEAAHAGIVDLDGFVARDLPTLEPILRHQQIGWIALTDSTRLAEPDIRKLIRQCCFDYVKDAPTLTTIDYLVGHAYGMMTLCDLDLASDVAATGDDEMVGTCDVMQKLFRTIRKVANTDATVFISGESGTGKELTALAIHERSSRRKAPFVAINCGAIPHHLLQSELFGYERGAFTGAHQRKIGRVEAAHGGTLFLDEIGDMPPESQASMLRFLQEGKIERLGGHESIPIDVRIISATHVDLEAAMRDGAFRADLFHRLCVLRIDEPPLRVRGKDIELLAHHVLLKFRSDSARKIRGFMPSAVEAIHNYPWPGNVRELINRIRLAVVMADSRLISAADLDLGPYAAQQSSTLAEAREHAEKRAIEAALLRHRHRLTEAAAELGISRATLYRLMTAHGLRELSDTEQRAAAAGDEHRG